TTCTGGCTCCAGCactaataataatcagaatgataataataagagtgatgatgatgatgatgataataatgatattcGTAATAATAAATCTGTGCGTGTTTGTCGTTCAGGAGCGAGAGAagctgaaggaggagaagaagaagtacGCTGAGCGACTGAAGCTGTGGAACAAACCCAGAGAGGACATGGAGTGTGAGGACCTGAAGGTCAGCGAACGCATCGACAGATCAATAAAGTTTGGATCCGACCTCTGgatttatttaaagatttaaagatCTGTCTTTGACGGCCGGCAGTCTGTCTCCTCTGTTCCAACAGGATCTGCCCAGTCCGGTTCCAGTGAGAACCCGTCTCCCAGCGGAGCTCTTTGGAGAGGCTCTGATGGTTCTGGAGTTCCTGCGGAGCTTCGGGGAGGTCTTCGGCCTGAAGGACGAGTTCCCCGACGGAGTCTCTCTGGGTGAGAACACCTTCACAGCTGGAACCCTCTGGTTCCTTACAGGGTTTTGCTCCCAGCCGGTACTACTGAGAGGTTCATGTGGTTCTAAACAGGATTTTTTAGGATCCGAGGACACTGGGGGCttcgcccccccccccaaaaaaaacgtttggtgattttctttttctgacggtcaaatgtttaaaagacGTTCCATCAGATCCTCCCACTGCTGAGACCCTGGAGAACGTTTCTGTTCCATGTTCTAACATGCTTTGGTTATAGCAGATGTTGTTGTAGTTCtaacagctgttgttgttgttgtggttctaacagctgttgttgttgtggttctaacagctgttgttgttgtggttctaacagctgttgttgttgttgatgttgtggtTCTAACAGATGTTGTTGTGGTTCtaacagctgttgttgttgtggttctaacagctgttgttgttgtggttctaacagctgttgttgttgttgatgttgtggtTCTAAcagatgatgttgttgtt
The Plectropomus leopardus isolate mb unplaced genomic scaffold, YSFRI_Pleo_2.0 unplaced_scaffold2718, whole genome shotgun sequence DNA segment above includes these coding regions:
- the LOC121937704 gene encoding bromodomain adjacent to zinc finger domain protein 1A-like encodes the protein EREKLKEEKKKYAERLKLWNKPREDMECEDLKDLPSPVPVRTRLPAELFGEALMVLEFLRSFGEVFGLKDEFPDGVSLGENTFTAGTLWFLTGFCSQPVLLRGSCGSKQDFLGSEDTGGFAPPPKKN